One window of the Syngnathoides biaculeatus isolate LvHL_M chromosome 11, ASM1980259v1, whole genome shotgun sequence genome contains the following:
- the spry1 gene encoding protein sprouty homolog 1 — MELQSQHGPGGSLAAIQQPSLESRQRSDYEREFQHAAVLSLDQIKAIRSSNEYTEGPSVARRPPVPRMPPRPHDKQERTHEVILVNVNNNYERRPSGGGAGAAAGGGGSRVPVLSRSTSTGSAASSGSNSSTSSEQGLLARSPPARLLHGNSRPIRTQPKAKGPLAEPDSGPLFHQVPLKGKSDSPAPASAGHQFICERCGKCKCGECTAPRSLPSCLACNGQCLCSAESALEHGTCMCLVKGIFYHCSNDDEGDSCADHPCSPSHSHCCSRFLCMGLMSVLFPCLLCYPPVKGCLKACQGCYDRVRRPGCRCKNSNTVYCKLESWAPQNRDKPS, encoded by the coding sequence ATGGAGCTCCAAAGTCAACATGGCCCCGGCGGTTCATTAGCGGCGATCCAGCAGCCCTCCCTCGAGAGCCGCCAGAGGTCGGATTACGAGCGGGAGTTCCAGCATGCCGCCGTCCTCTCCCTGGACCAGATCAAGGCCATCCGCTCCAGCAACGAGTACACGGAGGGGCCGTCGGTGGCGCGCCGCCCGCCCGTGCCCCGCATGCCGCCCCGGCCCCACGACAAGCAAGAGAGGACTCACGAGGTCATCCTGGTCAATGTGAACAACAACTATGAGCGCCGGCCGTccggagggggggcgggggcggcggcgggcggcggcgggTCCCGGGTGCCGGTCCTGAGCCGCTCTACCAGCACGGGGAGCGCCGCCAGCTCGGGGAGCAACAGCAGCACCTCCTCCGAGCAGGGACTGCTGGCGCGGTCGCCGCCCGCCAGACTCCTCCACGGCAACTCGCGGCCCATCCGGACTCAGCCCAAAGCCAAAGGGCCGCTAGCGGAGCCCGACTCGGGTCCGCTCTTCCACCAGGTGCCGCTCAAGGGCAAATCGGACTCGCCGGCGCCCGCCTCCGCCGGCCACCAGTTCATCTGCGAACGTTGCGGCAAATGCAAGTGCGGCGAGTGCACGGCGCCCCGCAGCCTGCCCTCGTGCCTGGCGTGCAACGGCCAGTGCTTGTGCTCGGCGGAGAGCGCGCTCGAGCACGGCACGTGCATGTGCCTGGTCAAGGGAATCTTCTACCACTGCTCCAACGACGACGAGGGCGACTCGTGCGCCGACCACCCCTGCTCGCCGTCGCACTCGCACTGCTGCTCGCGCTTCCTGTGCATGGGATTAATGTCGGTACTGTTCCCGTGCCTGCTGTGCTACCCGCCGGTCAAGGGCTGCCTGAAGGCGTGCCAGGGGTGCTACGACCGGGTGCGGAGGCCCGGCTGCCGGTGCAAGAACTCCAACACTGTGTACTGCAAACTGGAGAGCTGGGCCCCGCAGAACCGGGACAAACCCTCCTGA